A genome region from Aliivibrio salmonicida LFI1238 includes the following:
- a CDS encoding MetQ/NlpA family lipoprotein, whose amino-acid sequence MVLNIKKLAAIAGLASTLILTGCGQEETNTNLIKVGVMAGAEAQVAEVAAKVAKEQYGLDVELVTFTDYVTPNAALDDGSIDLNAFQHKPYLDQQVADRGYKIEVAGNSFVYPIAGYSKQVTAVDQIEDGARIAVPNDPTNLGRSLLLLQEQGLITLRDGSGLAATVRDITANPKNITIVELDAAQLPRSLDDVALSVINTTYASSLNLTPEKDGIFVEDKDSPYVNLIVGRTDNVNTENVKTFVKAYQSEEVYQAALKTFKGGVVKGW is encoded by the coding sequence ATGGTATTGAACATAAAAAAACTGGCAGCAATAGCGGGTCTAGCATCAACGCTTATTCTTACTGGTTGTGGCCAAGAAGAAACAAACACAAACCTAATTAAAGTAGGTGTAATGGCAGGTGCTGAAGCACAAGTCGCTGAAGTTGCAGCAAAAGTAGCAAAAGAGCAATACGGTCTTGATGTTGAGTTAGTGACATTTACCGATTACGTAACACCAAACGCAGCATTAGATGATGGTTCAATTGACTTGAACGCATTCCAACACAAACCATACTTAGACCAACAAGTCGCTGACCGTGGTTACAAAATTGAAGTTGCTGGTAATTCATTTGTTTACCCAATTGCTGGTTACTCTAAGCAAGTAACTGCTGTTGACCAAATTGAAGACGGTGCACGTATTGCGGTACCAAACGATCCAACTAATCTTGGCCGTTCTCTTCTTCTTCTTCAAGAACAAGGTCTAATCACATTACGTGACGGTTCAGGTCTTGCTGCAACGGTTCGTGATATTACCGCTAACCCTAAAAACATCACAATTGTTGAGCTAGATGCGGCACAACTTCCTCGTTCTCTTGATGATGTGGCCCTGTCTGTAATCAACACAACTTACGCAAGTAGCCTAAACCTTACACCGGAAAAAGACGGCATCTTTGTTGAAGATAAAGACTCTCCATACGTAAACTTAATTGTTGGTCGTACTGATAACGTAAACACTGAAAACGTAAAGACTTTTGTTAAAGCTTACCAATCAGAAGAAGTTTACCAAGCCGCTCTAAAAACATTTAAAGGTGGCGTAGTTAAAGGTTGGTAA
- the ykgO gene encoding type B 50S ribosomal protein L36, whose protein sequence is MKVLSSLKSAKSRHKDCQIVKRKGRVFVICKTNPRFKAVQGKKKK, encoded by the coding sequence ATGAAAGTATTAAGCTCATTGAAAAGTGCTAAATCTCGACATAAAGACTGTCAAATCGTAAAGCGAAAGGGGCGAGTCTTTGTTATTTGTAAAACAAACCCTCGATTTAAAGCGGTTCAAGGAAAGAAGAAAAAGTAA
- a CDS encoding type B 50S ribosomal protein L31, producing MKEGIHPTYRKVLFHDTSVNKYFLIGSTLQTDRTMKWEDGKEYPYMTLDISSESHPFYTGEQRVVSTEGRVANFNRRFGALKGKV from the coding sequence ATGAAAGAAGGCATTCATCCAACATACAGAAAGGTTCTTTTTCACGATACGAGTGTTAATAAATATTTTCTTATCGGGTCAACATTACAAACAGACAGAACGATGAAATGGGAAGATGGAAAGGAATACCCTTACATGACATTGGATATCTCTTCTGAATCACACCCATTTTATACGGGTGAACAAAGAGTGGTTTCTACGGAAGGACGAGTTGCAAACTTCAATCGTCGATTTGGTGCATTAAAAGGTAAGGTATAA
- the tsaA gene encoding tRNA (N6-threonylcarbamoyladenosine(37)-N6)-methyltransferase TrmO, producing the protein MTYHIDPVGFIQSPYKEKFAVPRQPRLVPSATSRLKLVGDANSPEAVRGIEQFSHLWLLFLFDQNLEAGWRPTVRPPRLGGNERIGVFASRATFRPNGIGMSAVELKGVIQEGNQTYLELGSVDLVDSTPIIDIKPYIPYSDSIPTALGGFAEKEPDVLNVYLSIEAQKSLASHPQKSHIEAVIKEVLGQDPRPAYKKGKVDTKEYAVNLFDLNVKFTVDSNSITVTAIDRF; encoded by the coding sequence ATGACTTATCACATCGATCCTGTTGGTTTTATTCAATCGCCTTATAAAGAAAAGTTTGCGGTTCCTCGTCAACCTCGTTTAGTACCTAGCGCGACATCTCGCCTAAAATTGGTGGGAGATGCAAATTCACCAGAAGCGGTTCGTGGGATTGAACAGTTTTCTCATTTATGGTTATTATTCTTATTTGACCAAAATCTAGAAGCAGGCTGGAGACCCACAGTTCGCCCACCACGTTTAGGCGGAAACGAACGCATTGGAGTTTTTGCTTCACGAGCGACCTTTCGTCCCAATGGTATTGGTATGTCAGCCGTCGAATTAAAAGGCGTTATTCAAGAAGGTAATCAAACGTATTTAGAATTAGGCAGCGTTGATTTGGTAGATAGCACACCGATTATCGACATAAAACCCTACATCCCTTATTCCGATTCAATCCCTACTGCATTGGGGGGATTTGCAGAAAAAGAACCCGATGTTCTCAACGTGTACTTATCGATTGAGGCGCAAAAATCACTCGCATCACACCCTCAAAAATCACACATTGAAGCCGTGATAAAAGAAGTTCTTGGACAAGATCCCCGCCCAGCCTATAAAAAAGGCAAAGTGGATACTAAGGAATATGCGGTAAATTTGTTTGATTTGAACGTGAAATTCACCGTTGACAGCAATTCCATCACGGTAACTGCAATTGATCGCTTTTGA
- a CDS encoding proline--tRNA ligase, producing the protein MRTSKYLLSTLKETPNDAEVVSHQLMLRAGMIRRLASGLYTWLPTGLRVLRKVENIVRQEIDNAGAIETLMPVVQPFELWEETGRSEEMGPELLRFTDRHARPFVLSPTAEEVITSLVRNEVNSYKQLPLNLYQIQTKFRDERRPRFGVMRAREFCMMDAYSFDIDKEGLQKSYDAMHDAYCRAFDRMGLEYRPVLADSGAIGGSGSQEFHVLAESGEDLIAFSTESDYAANIEKAEALAPTTERAAPTQEMTTVDTPNAKTIAELVEQHGIAIEKTVKTLFVKASDEVDADIIALIIRGDHELNEVKAENLPHVLSPLEMADEAQLRDLIGAGAGSLGPVGLELPFIVDRSVAVMSDFSTGANIDGKHFFGVNWDRDVQLGQIEDLRSVVEGDLSPCGQGTLQLKRGIEVGHIFQLGTAYSEAMNCGVLDANGKNSILEMGCYGIGVSRVVASAIEQNNDEYGIVWPEALAPFTVAIVPMNMYKSDRVKEAAEKLYAELTAMGIDVLFDDRKERPGVMFKDIELIGIPHTVVIGDRSMDEGNFEYKNRRANSKEVIEIANIVEHIKAQLS; encoded by the coding sequence ATGCGCACTAGCAAATACCTTCTTTCAACACTGAAGGAGACTCCAAACGACGCAGAAGTAGTGAGCCACCAGCTCATGCTACGTGCAGGTATGATCCGTCGTCTAGCTTCAGGTTTATATACTTGGCTACCGACTGGTCTACGTGTATTGCGTAAAGTCGAAAATATCGTTCGTCAAGAGATCGACAATGCAGGTGCAATCGAAACGTTGATGCCCGTAGTTCAGCCGTTTGAGCTTTGGGAAGAAACAGGCCGTTCTGAAGAGATGGGGCCTGAACTGCTTCGTTTTACTGACCGTCATGCTCGTCCATTTGTACTTAGCCCAACGGCTGAAGAAGTTATCACTAGCCTTGTGCGTAACGAAGTGAACTCTTACAAGCAACTTCCGCTAAACCTATACCAAATCCAAACTAAATTCCGTGATGAACGTCGTCCACGCTTTGGTGTAATGCGTGCACGTGAATTCTGCATGATGGATGCGTACAGCTTCGATATCGATAAAGAAGGCCTACAAAAGTCTTACGATGCGATGCACGATGCTTACTGCAGAGCATTCGACCGTATGGGTCTTGAGTACCGTCCAGTATTGGCTGACTCAGGCGCTATCGGCGGCAGTGGTTCTCAAGAGTTCCACGTACTTGCAGAAAGCGGCGAAGATTTAATCGCATTCTCAACAGAATCTGATTACGCTGCAAACATCGAAAAAGCAGAAGCACTAGCACCGACAACTGAACGTGCTGCTCCTACTCAAGAGATGACAACGGTTGATACACCAAATGCAAAAACAATTGCAGAATTGGTTGAGCAACACGGTATCGCAATTGAAAAAACAGTGAAAACATTATTTGTTAAAGCATCTGATGAAGTTGATGCTGATATCATTGCACTTATCATCCGTGGTGATCACGAGCTTAACGAAGTTAAAGCTGAAAACCTTCCACACGTTTTATCTCCACTAGAGATGGCTGACGAAGCACAACTTCGTGATCTAATCGGTGCTGGTGCTGGTTCTCTTGGTCCTGTAGGCCTAGAACTGCCATTCATCGTTGACCGCTCTGTTGCGGTAATGAGTGATTTTAGTACAGGCGCAAACATCGATGGTAAACACTTCTTTGGTGTGAACTGGGATCGTGATGTACAGCTTGGTCAAATTGAAGATTTACGCAGCGTAGTTGAAGGTGACCTAAGCCCATGTGGCCAAGGTACTCTACAACTGAAACGCGGTATCGAAGTCGGTCACATCTTCCAATTAGGTACAGCCTACTCAGAAGCAATGAACTGTGGCGTACTTGATGCTAACGGTAAAAACTCTATCCTTGAGATGGGTTGTTACGGTATCGGTGTTTCACGTGTTGTTGCATCAGCTATCGAGCAAAACAATGACGAATACGGCATTGTATGGCCAGAAGCGCTTGCACCATTTACGGTTGCTATCGTTCCAATGAACATGTACAAATCTGATCGCGTTAAAGAAGCGGCAGAAAAACTGTATGCAGAATTAACAGCGATGGGTATCGACGTTCTATTTGATGATCGTAAAGAGCGCCCAGGTGTTATGTTCAAGGATATCGAGCTTATCGGTATTCCACATACCGTTGTGATCGGCGATCGTAGCATGGACGAAGGTAACTTTGAGTATAAGAACCGTCGTGCAAACAGCAAAGAAGTAATCGAAATTGCAAACATCGTTGAGCACATTAAAGCACAACTAAGCTAA
- the nanQ gene encoding N-acetylneuraminate anomerase: MIYGHIEHQVTNQYLPPVIQQCLTYLNETDLARLTTGKHIIDGERIFANVMEFDTGFANDKQAEVHKEYIDVQCLIHGEERIQYSLENEVNPIAKAYDEENDFYLVESMHQCSEVIMHPKMFAIFFPEEPHKPGCLVEQSMPIKKIVIKVHRSLLS; the protein is encoded by the coding sequence ATGATTTATGGTCATATTGAACATCAAGTAACAAATCAGTATTTACCGCCAGTTATTCAACAATGTTTAACGTATTTAAATGAGACGGATTTAGCGCGATTAACAACGGGAAAACACATCATTGATGGTGAGCGTATTTTTGCTAATGTGATGGAGTTTGATACGGGGTTTGCGAATGACAAACAAGCGGAGGTGCATAAAGAATATATTGATGTTCAATGCTTAATTCATGGGGAAGAACGAATTCAATATTCGTTGGAAAATGAAGTAAACCCAATAGCTAAAGCGTACGATGAAGAGAACGATTTTTATTTAGTAGAGAGCATGCATCAGTGTAGTGAAGTGATTATGCACCCAAAGATGTTTGCGATTTTCTTTCCTGAAGAACCGCATAAACCGGGCTGTTTAGTAGAACAATCGATGCCAATTAAAAAAATAGTCATTAAGGTACATCGCAGCTTACTCAGTTAA
- a CDS encoding sodium:solute symporter codes for MGVGVYFARRQKSADDYFKAGGRIPGWAAGFSVFATTLSSITFMSIPAKAYTSDWTFLIGQYVAIAILPIVFWFYIPFFRKLNLTSVYEYLERRFDVKMRLFGSISFMLFHIGRIAIVTYLTALALMPFIDISPLMIVFLIGVLCIIYTFLGGIEGVIWTDVIQGIMLSVAAIFIFVVVCFNVDGGIVEVFSMSNQANKYFPAEQFSWSWTESTIPVLMIGFFFASLQQFTASQDVVQRYIVTENIEETKKALITNAKLVACVPVFFFAVGSALFAYYTQNPELLPADFNTGGILPFYIISQMPVGIAGLIIAAIFAASQSSISSSLNSIAACFTSDIYEKLSNNPTSEQKLKVGRILTVIAGILGVIASTYLIMSNESEIWDAFNSLLGLMGGPMTGLFMLGIFFRRANANSALLGVIASIVTVLWVRSATDLNFFFYGVIGTLVVVIVGYFTAPLFKNDLNSDEIDELSAVKEKKSTQAAKA; via the coding sequence ATGGGGGTGGGTGTCTATTTTGCTCGTCGCCAAAAGTCAGCGGATGACTACTTTAAAGCTGGGGGGCGTATCCCCGGTTGGGCCGCAGGATTCAGTGTTTTTGCAACAACCCTCAGTTCGATAACGTTTATGTCTATTCCAGCAAAAGCATACACCAGTGATTGGACATTCTTAATAGGGCAATACGTTGCTATTGCTATTCTTCCTATCGTTTTTTGGTTTTACATCCCTTTCTTTCGTAAATTAAATTTAACCTCTGTATACGAATACTTAGAAAGACGTTTTGATGTGAAGATGCGCTTATTTGGCAGTATTTCTTTTATGCTTTTTCATATTGGGCGAATAGCAATCGTTACTTATCTAACCGCATTAGCGCTAATGCCATTTATTGATATTAGCCCGTTGATGATTGTGTTTTTAATTGGTGTTCTTTGTATTATTTATACGTTTTTAGGGGGCATTGAAGGGGTCATTTGGACTGATGTAATTCAAGGCATAATGTTATCTGTTGCGGCTATTTTTATCTTTGTGGTGGTTTGTTTTAATGTTGATGGCGGTATTGTTGAAGTGTTCAGCATGTCAAATCAAGCGAATAAATATTTTCCCGCGGAACAATTTAGTTGGAGTTGGACAGAGAGCACAATCCCTGTATTAATGATTGGGTTCTTCTTTGCTTCTTTACAACAGTTTACGGCAAGCCAAGATGTGGTTCAACGTTATATCGTGACAGAGAATATTGAAGAAACGAAGAAAGCATTGATTACGAATGCCAAGTTAGTGGCGTGTGTTCCTGTCTTCTTCTTTGCTGTGGGGAGTGCGTTATTTGCTTATTACACTCAAAATCCTGAGTTGCTTCCTGCGGATTTTAATACCGGGGGGATCTTACCTTTCTATATTATTTCTCAAATGCCGGTTGGTATTGCGGGTTTAATTATTGCCGCTATTTTCGCCGCATCACAATCAAGTATCTCAAGCAGCTTAAACAGTATTGCGGCGTGTTTTACTTCTGATATTTATGAAAAACTCAGTAATAACCCGACCTCAGAGCAAAAACTAAAAGTAGGTCGGATTTTAACGGTTATTGCGGGGATCTTAGGGGTAATTGCGTCAACGTACTTAATTATGTCGAATGAAAGTGAAATATGGGATGCCTTTAATAGTTTACTTGGTTTAATGGGGGGGCCTATGACGGGACTCTTTATGCTTGGCATCTTTTTCCGTAGAGCAAATGCGAACAGTGCTTTATTAGGCGTCATTGCAAGTATTGTTACGGTACTGTGGGTCCGTTCAGCAACCGATTTAAACTTCTTCTTCTATGGTGTTATCGGGACGTTGGTAGTCGTGATTGTGGGCTATTTCACCGCGCCTCTTTTCAAAAATGACTTAAACTCAGATGAAATTGATGAGTTAAGTGCAGTAAAAGAAAAGAAATCAACACAAGCCGCTAAAGCGTAA
- the tnpA gene encoding IS66 family insertion sequence element accessory protein TnpA, whose product MQKDKKRTPEQWHALFESQQSSKLSAAEFCSNHNILPKTFSARKARWKQKINASTFLKVEALTSTIIATPQLPDIQLSIGKLRLTLPANTEPHWIGLLLKGYQS is encoded by the coding sequence ATGCAAAAAGATAAAAAGAGAACACCAGAGCAATGGCACGCTCTATTTGAATCTCAGCAATCTAGCAAGCTTAGTGCCGCTGAATTTTGTAGTAACCATAATATTCTGCCAAAGACATTTAGTGCACGTAAAGCACGATGGAAACAAAAGATTAACGCTTCTACTTTCTTGAAAGTAGAAGCGTTAACATCAACTATCATCGCCACTCCACAATTACCAGATATTCAACTTTCTATCGGAAAATTGCGATTAACATTGCCAGCTAATACTGAACCTCACTGGATAGGACTCTTATTAAAAGGGTATCAATCATGA
- the tnpB gene encoding IS66 family insertion sequence element accessory protein TnpB (TnpB, as the term is used for proteins encoded by IS66 family insertion elements, is considered an accessory protein, since TnpC, encoded by a neighboring gene, is a DDE family transposase.), with protein sequence MNVFTDVSTIYLHRDFVDFRKAINGLVVIVEQEMQLSPFSDALFIFCNKPRDKLKILYWDKTGFALWYKRLDEDRFKWPRNINNDTLALSEQQLTLLLQGFDILGHQPVHYQTTL encoded by the coding sequence ATGAATGTATTTACTGATGTTTCCACCATTTATCTTCATCGTGATTTTGTCGATTTTCGCAAGGCCATTAATGGCCTTGTCGTGATTGTTGAGCAAGAAATGCAACTATCACCGTTTAGTGATGCTCTATTTATATTTTGCAATAAGCCTCGTGATAAACTCAAAATATTGTATTGGGATAAAACAGGATTCGCTTTATGGTACAAGCGATTAGATGAAGACCGCTTCAAATGGCCACGAAATATAAATAACGATACGTTAGCATTATCAGAGCAGCAACTGACACTGCTATTACAAGGTTTTGATATCTTAGGACATCAACCGGTACATTATCAAACAACCCTTTAA
- a CDS encoding MurR/RpiR family transcriptional regulator — MSNHHIQIKAGNIIDMIGSLYNSLTPSSKRIADYVMANATQVSKHSIAELSQIVNAGDATIIRFCRTLGFKGYQDFKMELAIEVSNLQGREKEIFDTDVTAEDNAEVIGHKLQATIESVLSETMNLLNFQSLELVAEALKDAKAIYFFGVGSSGLTAESAKHKFMRIGLNVDAFTNNHFMYVKSSLMQPGDFAVGISHSGCSVETTKALRLAKDNGATTIAITHNPRSDITKYSDYVLVNGNRQGQLQGDSIGTKISQLFVLDLIYTLLVKRDINGAKANKLKTTEALCHKS; from the coding sequence ATGTCCAACCATCATATTCAAATCAAAGCTGGCAATATCATTGATATGATAGGCAGTCTTTATAATAGCTTAACGCCATCATCAAAACGCATTGCTGATTATGTTATGGCTAACGCGACACAAGTGAGCAAGCACTCTATTGCAGAGTTATCACAGATCGTTAATGCGGGTGATGCGACCATCATTCGTTTTTGTCGTACTTTAGGATTTAAAGGCTACCAAGATTTTAAAATGGAACTTGCGATTGAAGTGTCTAATCTTCAAGGTCGCGAAAAAGAAATTTTTGATACGGATGTGACTGCGGAAGATAATGCGGAAGTCATAGGGCACAAACTTCAAGCTACGATTGAAAGTGTATTGTCAGAGACCATGAACTTACTTAATTTTCAGTCTTTGGAGTTGGTAGCAGAAGCATTAAAAGATGCGAAAGCGATTTATTTTTTTGGGGTTGGTTCTTCTGGATTAACGGCAGAAAGCGCAAAGCATAAGTTTATGCGAATTGGTCTAAATGTAGATGCATTTACCAATAATCATTTTATGTATGTAAAGTCATCGCTAATGCAACCTGGCGATTTTGCTGTGGGTATTAGCCATTCTGGGTGTTCAGTCGAAACGACTAAAGCGTTGCGTTTAGCCAAAGATAACGGGGCTACGACGATTGCGATAACCCATAACCCACGCTCTGATATTACTAAGTATTCTGATTACGTGTTGGTTAATGGCAATAGACAAGGCCAATTACAAGGTGATTCTATTGGTACGAAAATTTCACAGTTATTTGTATTGGATTTAATTTATACCTTATTAGTGAAACGAGACATCAATGGTGCAAAAGCCAATAAATTGAAGACAACGGAAGCGTTGTGTCATAAATCCTAA
- a CDS encoding dihydrodipicolinate synthase family protein: protein MKKLTGLIAAPHTPFDSSSNVNFEEIDKIAKHLINDGVKGIYVCGTTGEGIHCSVEERKAIAERWVSACNHKLDIIVHTGALSIVDTLELTRHADTLDILATSAIGPCFFKPGSVSDLVEYCATIAAAAPSKGFYYYHSGMSGVNLNMEEFLIQADKRIPNLSGLKFNSGDLYEYQRCLRACDGKFDVPFGVDEFLPGALAVGAKSAVGSTYNYAAPHFNSIIEAFNKGDHDAVFNKMTNVIELIRVLVEFGGVAAGKIAMELHDINAGDPRLPLMPLSAEQKLTVVEKMRAANFLK from the coding sequence ATGAAAAAGTTAACAGGTTTAATTGCAGCTCCACATACTCCATTCGATAGTTCAAGTAACGTTAATTTTGAAGAGATTGATAAAATTGCCAAGCATTTAATTAATGATGGCGTAAAAGGTATTTATGTCTGTGGCACAACAGGTGAAGGCATTCATTGCAGCGTAGAAGAACGTAAAGCAATTGCTGAACGCTGGGTAAGTGCTTGTAATCATAAACTCGACATCATTGTTCACACTGGTGCGCTTAGCATTGTAGATACATTAGAACTAACTCGTCATGCCGATACGCTTGATATTTTAGCGACCTCAGCCATTGGTCCTTGTTTCTTTAAACCAGGTAGCGTGTCTGACCTAGTGGAATACTGTGCAACTATCGCGGCAGCAGCTCCATCTAAAGGTTTCTATTACTATCATTCGGGAATGTCTGGCGTAAACTTGAATATGGAAGAATTTTTAATCCAAGCCGATAAACGCATTCCTAACTTATCTGGTTTAAAATTTAACAGCGGTGATTTATACGAATACCAACGTTGTCTTCGTGCTTGTGATGGTAAATTTGATGTACCGTTTGGTGTTGATGAGTTCCTACCCGGCGCATTAGCCGTTGGTGCAAAAAGTGCAGTAGGCAGTACTTATAACTACGCAGCACCTCACTTTAATTCTATTATTGAGGCTTTCAATAAGGGTGACCACGACGCTGTATTTAATAAAATGACCAACGTTATTGAATTAATCCGAGTGCTGGTTGAGTTTGGTGGTGTGGCCGCAGGAAAAATCGCGATGGAACTTCACGACATTAATGCTGGTGATCCTCGTTTACCACTAATGCCGCTAAGCGCAGAGCAAAAGTTAACGGTCGTTGAAAAAATGAGAGCCGCAAATTTTCTTAAATAA
- a CDS encoding YaeP family protein, translating into MKVYDCCDMVRELYSLIGSGDQGYIPQAINCAVKSLNDIAADDSLPKETREKAAFAAANLLISDFEDA; encoded by the coding sequence ATGAAAGTATACGATTGTTGTGACATGGTTCGTGAACTGTACTCATTAATTGGCAGTGGCGATCAAGGTTATATTCCTCAAGCGATTAACTGTGCAGTTAAATCATTAAACGACATTGCAGCCGACGATTCTCTTCCAAAAGAAACCCGTGAAAAAGCCGCATTTGCTGCTGCAAACTTATTAATTTCTGATTTTGAGGATGCGTAA
- a CDS encoding DUF4250 domain-containing protein: MTPEKVASMDPIMLMSIVNMKIRDEFGDLHCFVKFYELDQDALIKRLADAGFDYLEEAKQFR, from the coding sequence ATGACACCTGAAAAAGTCGCTTCAATGGATCCAATTATGTTAATGAGTATCGTTAATATGAAAATTCGTGATGAATTTGGGGATCTTCACTGTTTCGTGAAATTCTATGAATTAGATCAAGATGCATTAATAAAGAGATTAGCTGACGCTGGTTTCGATTATTTAGAAGAAGCCAAACAATTCAGATAA
- the tnpA gene encoding IS66 family insertion sequence element accessory protein TnpA, whose amino-acid sequence MQKDKKRTPEQWHALFESQQSSKLSAAEFCRNHNILPKTFSARKARWKQKINASTFLKVEALTSTIIATPQLPDIQLSIGKLRLTLPANTEPHWIGLLLKGYQS is encoded by the coding sequence ATGCAAAAAGATAAAAAGAGAACACCAGAGCAATGGCACGCTCTATTTGAATCTCAGCAATCTAGCAAGCTTAGTGCCGCTGAATTTTGTCGTAACCATAATATTCTGCCAAAGACATTTAGTGCACGTAAAGCACGATGGAAACAAAAGATTAACGCTTCTACTTTCTTGAAAGTAGAAGCGTTAACATCAACTATCATCGCCACTCCACAATTACCAGATATTCAACTTTCTATCGGAAAATTGCGATTAACATTGCCAGCTAATACTGAACCTCACTGGATAGGACTCTTATTAAAAGGGTATCAATCATGA
- the tnpB gene encoding IS66 family insertion sequence element accessory protein TnpB (TnpB, as the term is used for proteins encoded by IS66 family insertion elements, is considered an accessory protein, since TnpC, encoded by a neighboring gene, is a DDE family transposase.), with protein sequence MNVFTDVSTIYLHRDFVDFRKAINGLVVIVEQEMQLSPFSDALFIFCNKPRDKLKILYWDKTGFALWYKRLDEDRFKWPRNINNDTLALSEQQLTLLLQGFDILGHQPVHYQTTL encoded by the coding sequence ATGAATGTATTTACTGATGTTTCCACCATTTATCTTCATCGTGATTTTGTCGATTTTCGCAAGGCCATTAATGGCCTTGTCGTGATTGTTGAGCAAGAAATGCAACTATCACCGTTTAGTGATGCTCTATTTATATTTTGCAATAAGCCTCGTGATAAACTCAAAATATTGTATTGGGATAAAACAGGATTCGCTTTATGGTACAAGCGATTAGATGAAGACCGCTTCAAATGGCCACGAAATATAAATAACGATACGTTAGCATTATCAGAGCAGCAACTGACACTGCTATTACAAGGTTTTGATATCTTAGGACATCAACCAGTACATTATCAAACAACCCTTTAA